The Euphorbia lathyris chromosome 3, ddEupLath1.1, whole genome shotgun sequence genome contains a region encoding:
- the LOC136221683 gene encoding putative disease resistance RPP13-like protein 1 isoform X1, producing the protein MEAVTGSILCAFLDAIFDRLSSIDWLNYVGQGQVLDQLQKLEKKLKMLNAVLADAEEMQTTKRSVEIWLTDLKHLAYDLEDVVDELAIEVQQRILKDQNHKIRPSNVRRILSSCCVAVNPTTVKFNMEMISKINIITAKLDEIIKQKDDLNLRDSDIRRVTQVSERPPSTSLVNEAKVYGRNEDKKAVLKLLEAADGDANVNVAVVPIIGMGGVGKTTLAQLIYNDNSLQFDFKAWVCVGEDFDVFRTTKTILQSVADNDDKDKDKDLNSLQVKLKQKLCGRKFLIILDDVWSEKYEDWTLLCGPFEAGAPRSKIIITTRLQNVADMTAGTFTTGHKLKELSYDECLFVFCQHALGTTNFDQHLDFKAIGEEIVKRCKGLPLAAKALGGLLRGKSNTNAWEEVLKSEIWDLPDNKSNILPALRLSYLHLPPPLKRCFAYCSIFPKDYEFDRNELVLLWMAEGFLCQQNKMKQKDDLGNEYFDELLSRSFFQQSNDRYVMHDLINDLAHFVSTRDTCFHLVENVLADVESYAHIRHSAFISRKYNISRRFECFYKMMKLRTFFSLHQSRYYRRFLGRKVLYDLLPKLLCLRVLSLTDYDIEDLPSGIGELKQLRFLNLSGTRIKRLPESIGKLFHLETLNLRACSMLIELPKSICNLTNLLYLDISKTVSLNNMPPQIGNLRSLRMLSKFIVGEGNDRLKISELKKLSQLAGKLEIEGLQNVGDVKDGNLIKEKPELLELYLRWYYYNTVKNSNIQDEQTLKSLEPHQNTWSVSISGFGGRQFPYWVGDPIFSKLVKLQLLSCEHIKLFPPLGRLPSLKELKIRGLSGVEEVGSEFYGDASYFPCLESLEIQDMSEWKEWSWCNALNEDSVGRFHKLRKLMIKCCPKLVGKLPSFLPSLEQLEISGCQQLTDLPRVLPSLKKLYIHGCREAVLRNLATGALQKLEISECDELKYLWADGTDLDHLTSLKHLKISSCKELVSLVNVGGLLPLGLEYLNLSHCERLKEFPNGLHSLKNLYIENCPSLEVVCDSEMSSLEAMEVRGCKSVSCSPYNKVADSLKFLTICKPYPGAKQLLESFHYGFSRLTELRITECDDLESFPERELPNIPTLVSLSFFRCKRLKSLSNHMQSFNRLQSLSIMDCDEFELLPESGLPSHSLVSFTIDRCCKLRSLPNLMENHTSLQCLKIRRTEISSLEGCLTPKLSELVISCCKNLSQAMAEWGLHTLTFLRSLTMVSNTDMVSFPDNDGLLLPTSLTYLKISDFNNVQSISRGIENLTSLQQLRIAHCPKLKSFHVESLPTQLEYLEICECPHLQDWCSKDKGEYGPIISYKTLV; encoded by the exons ATGGAAGCAGTTACTGGTTCAATCCTTTGTGCATTCCTTGATGCGATTTTTGACAGGTTGAGTTCAATTGACTGGCTCAATTATGTGGGTCAAGGGCAAGTCCTGGATCAACTCCAAAAGTTGGAAAAGAAGCTCAAGATGCTTAATGCTGTGCTTGCTGATGCAGAGGAGATGCAAACCACCAAACGGTCGGTGGAGATTTGGTTGACTGATCTCAAACACTTGGCTTACGACTTGGAAGATGTAGTTGATGAACTCGCAATTGAGGTTCAGCAGCGGATTTTGAAGGATCAAAATCACAAAATCCGTCCGAGTAATGTGCGCAGAATCCTCTCTTCATGTTGTGTTGCAGTGAATCCAACAACTGTTAAGTTCAATATGGAGATGATTTCCAAGATAAACATAATTACTGCAAAATTAGATGAAATAATCAAACAAAAAGATGACCTGAATCTTCGAGATTCCGATATAAGGAGGGTCACTCAGGTGAGTGAAAGACCACCCTCAACCTCTTTGGTGAATGAAGCAAAGGTTTATGGTCGAAATGAAGATAAAAAGGCGGTGCTCAAATTGTTGGAGGCTGCAGATGGTGATGCTAATGTTAATGTTGCTGTGGTTCCTATAATTGGCATGGGGGGTGTTGGCAAGACAACTTTAGCACAGCTCATTTACAATGATAATTCATTACAGTTTGATTTCAAAGCTTGGGTTTGTGTTGGTGAAGATTTTGATGTCTTCAGGACCACCAAAACAATCCTACAATCTGTTGCTGACAATGATGATAAAGATAAAGATAAAGATTTGAATTCGTTACAAGTGAAGCTGAAGCAGAAATTGTGTGGAAGAAAGTTCTTAATTATATTGGATGATGTTTGGTCTGAGAAGTATGAGGATTGGACTCTTCTATGTGGTCCATTCGAAGCAGGAGCACCAAGAAGCAAAATAATCATCACAACTCGTCTTCAGAACGTAGCAGACATGACAGcag GTACTTTTACTACTGGTCATAAACTCAAAGAGCTGTCTTATGATGAATGCTTGTTCGTGTTTTGTCAACATGCTTTAGGAACAACTAACTTTGATCAGCACTTGGATTTCAAAGCAATAGGCGAAGAGATTGTGAAAAGATGCAAGGGGTTACCTTTGGCAGCTAAAGCACTCGGAGGCCTTTTAAGAGGTAAATCCAACACTAATGCTTGGGAGGAAGTATTGAAGAGTGAGATATGGGATTTACCTGACAACAAAAGCAATATTCTTCCTGCCTTGAGGTTGAGCTATCTCCATCTCCCTCCTCCCTTGAAGCGATGTTTTGCGTATTGTTCAATTTTTCCCAAGGATTATGAGTTTGATAGGAATGAATTGGTTTTATTATGGATGGCCGAGGGTTTTTTGTGTCAGCAGAATAAAATGAAGCAAAAGGATGATTTAGGTAATGAATACTTTGATGAGTTATTATCACGATCATTTTTTCAACAATCTAATGATAGATATGTGATGCACGACCTTATCAATGATCTTGCTCACTTTGTTAGTACTAGAGACACATGTTTTCACTTGGTTGAGAATGTGTTGGCGGATGTCGAGTCATATGCACACATTCGGCATTCAGCATTCATTTCTCGAAAGTACAACATTTCTCGAAGATTTGAATGTTTTTATAAGATGATGAAGTTGAGGACATTTTTTTCTCTACATCAGTCTCGTTATTATAGAAGATTTTTAGGTAGGAAGGTGTTGTACGATCTGCTGCCAAAATTATTATGCTTAAGGGTACTGTCACTAACAGATTATGATATTGAGGATTTGCCAAGTGGTATTGGTGAATTGAAGCAATTAAGGTTCCTTAACTTGTCTGGCACTCGTATTAAAAGGTTGCCAGAATCAATTGGTAAACTCTTTCACTTGGAAACACTGAATCTGCGCGCTTGCTCTATGCTAATTGAGTTACCCAAAAGCATTTGTAATTTAACCAACTTGTTGTATCTTGACATTAGTAAGACTGTGTCTTTGAATAATATGCCACCACAAATTGGTAACCTGAGAAGTCTGCGCATGTTGAGCAAGTTCATAGTGGGAGAAGGGAATGATAGGCTGAAGATATCAGAGTTGAAGAAACTTTCTCAATTAGCAGGGAAGCTTGAGATCGAAGGGCTACAGAATGTGGGAGATGTTAAGGATGGGAATCTTATCAAGGAGAAGCCTGAGCTCCTTGAATTATACTTGAGATGGTATTACTATAATACGGTAAAAAATTCTAATATTCAGGATGAGCAGACTCTGAAGTCACTGGAGCCACATCAAAATACATGGAGTGTTTCGATTTCAGGTTTTGGTGGGAGGCAATTCCCATATTGGGTGGGGGATCCCATATTCAGTAAGCTGGTAAAGCTGCAGTTGTTGTCTTGTGAGCATATCAAATTGTTTCCGCCGCTTGGACGACTACCCTCACTGAAGGAGTTGAAAATACGAGGTTTGAGTGGAGTGGAAGAAGTAGGGAGTGAGTTTTATGGGGATGCTTCTTACTTTCCTTGTTTGGAGTCTCTAGAGATACAAGATATGTCAGAGTGGAAGGAGTGGTCTTGGTGTAATGCTCTAAATGAAGATTCCGTAGGAAGATTCCATAAGCTCCGTAAGCTTATGATTAAATGTTGTCCAAAATTGGTAGGGAAGTTGCCAAGCTTCCTTCCTTCCCTCGAACAACTTGAAATTTCAGGTTGCCAACAGTTAACTGATTTACCTAGAGTGCTTCCATCTCTTAAAAAGCTTTATATTCATGGATGTCGAGAAGCAGTTCTGAGAAACCTGGCTACGGGAGCTCTGCAAAAGTTGGAGATTAgtgaatgtgatgaactgaaaTACCTGTGGGCTGATGGAACTGATTTGGACCATCTTACCAGTCTAAAGCATTTGAAAATCTCAAGTTGTAAGGAGCTCGTGTCATTGGTGAATGTAGGAGGGCTTTTGCCTCTCGGCCTAGAATATTTGAACCTTTCACATTGCGAGAGACTGAAGGAGTTCCCAAATGGCCTCCACAGTCTCAAAAATCTTTACATTGAGAACTGCCCTTCATTGGAGGTCGTTTGCGATAGCGAGATGTCTAGTCTTGAGGCAATGGAAGTTAGGGGGTGTAAATCTGTCAGCTGCTCTCCATACAACAAGGTTGCTGATTCCCTCAAGTTTCTTACAATATGCAAGCCATATCCAGGGGCAAAACAATTACTAGAGTCATTTCATTATGGTTTCTCTCGTCTCACAGAGTTGAGGATTACCGAGTGTGATGACTTAGAATCTTTCCCTGAGAGGGAATTGCCTAACATCCCTACTCTTGtgtctttatcatttttcaggtgtaaaagactCAAGTCTTTATCCAATCATATGCAAAGCTTCAACCGTCTTCAATCTTTATCAATAATGGACTGTGATGAATTTGAGTTGTTGCCAGAAAGTGGATTGCCTAGCCACTCTCTTGTCTCCTTCACAATTGACCGCTGCTGCAAATTGAGGTCTCTACCCAATCTGATGGAAAATCACACTTCCCTTCAATGTCTGAAAATAAGAAGAACAGAGATATCGTCTCTGGAAGGGTGTTTAACCCCAAAGTTAAGTGAACTTGTGATCTCATGTTGTAAAAATCTTAGTCAGGCAATGGCAGAGTGGGGACTCCACACACTCACTTTTCTTAGAAGCCTCACAATGGTATCAAATACAGACATGGTTTCCTTTCCGGATAATGATGGATTACTACTTCCCACTTCTTTAACCTATCTGAAAATCTCTGATTTCAATAATGTGCAATCCATATCCAGGGGTATCGAAAACCTCACCTCTCTTCAACAATTACGCATTGCTCATTGCCCTAAGCTCAAGTCCTTTCATGTTGAGAGCCTCCCTACTCAACTTGAATATTTAGAAATTTGTGAGTGTCCTCATCTACAAGATTGGTGCTCAAAAGACAAAGGAGAATATGGACCCATCATTTCCTATAAGACTTTG GTTTGA
- the LOC136221683 gene encoding putative disease resistance RPP13-like protein 1 isoform X2 has translation MEAVTGSILCAFLDAIFDRLSSIDWLNYVGQGQVLDQLQKLEKKLKMLNAVLADAEEMQTTKRSVEIWLTDLKHLAYDLEDVVDELAIEVQQRILKDQNHKIRPSNVRRILSSCCVAVNPTTVKFNMEMISKINIITAKLDEIIKQKDDLNLRDSDIRRVTQVSERPPSTSLVNEAKVYGRNEDKKAVLKLLEAADGDANVNVAVVPIIGMGGVGKTTLAQLIYNDNSLQFDFKAWVCVGEDFDVFRTTKTILQSVADNDDKDKDKDLNSLQVKLKQKLCGRKFLIILDDVWSEKYEDWTLLCGPFEAGAPRSKIIITTRLQNVADMTAGTFTTGHKLKELSYDECLFVFCQHALGTTNFDQHLDFKAIGEEIVKRCKGLPLAAKALGGLLRGKSNTNAWEEVLKSEIWDLPDNKSNILPALRLSYLHLPPPLKRCFAYCSIFPKDYEFDRNELVLLWMAEGFLCQQNKMKQKDDLGNEYFDELLSRSFFQQSNDRYVMHDLINDLAHFVSTRDTCFHLVENVLADVESYAHIRHSAFISRKYNISRRFECFYKMMKLRTFFSLHQSRYYRRFLGRKVLYDLLPKLLCLRVLSLTDYDIEDLPSGIGELKQLRFLNLSGTRIKRLPESIGKLFHLETLNLRACSMLIELPKSICNLTNLLYLDISKTVSLNNMPPQIGNLRSLRMLSKFIVGEGNDRLKISELKKLSQLAGKLEIEGLQNVGDVKDGNLIKEKPELLELYLRWYYYNTVKNSNIQDEQTLKSLEPHQNTWSVSISGFGGRQFPYWVGDPIFSKLVKLQLLSCEHIKLFPPLGRLPSLKELKIRGLSGVEEVGSEFYGDASYFPCLESLEIQDMSEWKEWSWCNALNEDSVGRFHKLRKLMIKCCPKLVGKLPSFLPSLEQLEISGCQQLTDLPRVLPSLKKLYIHGCREAVLRNLATGALQKLEISECDELKYLWADGTDLDHLTSLKHLKISSCKELVSLVNVGGLLPLGLEYLNLSHCERLKEFPNGLHSLKNLYIENCPSLEVVCDSEMSSLEAMEVRGCKSVSCSPYNKV, from the exons ATGGAAGCAGTTACTGGTTCAATCCTTTGTGCATTCCTTGATGCGATTTTTGACAGGTTGAGTTCAATTGACTGGCTCAATTATGTGGGTCAAGGGCAAGTCCTGGATCAACTCCAAAAGTTGGAAAAGAAGCTCAAGATGCTTAATGCTGTGCTTGCTGATGCAGAGGAGATGCAAACCACCAAACGGTCGGTGGAGATTTGGTTGACTGATCTCAAACACTTGGCTTACGACTTGGAAGATGTAGTTGATGAACTCGCAATTGAGGTTCAGCAGCGGATTTTGAAGGATCAAAATCACAAAATCCGTCCGAGTAATGTGCGCAGAATCCTCTCTTCATGTTGTGTTGCAGTGAATCCAACAACTGTTAAGTTCAATATGGAGATGATTTCCAAGATAAACATAATTACTGCAAAATTAGATGAAATAATCAAACAAAAAGATGACCTGAATCTTCGAGATTCCGATATAAGGAGGGTCACTCAGGTGAGTGAAAGACCACCCTCAACCTCTTTGGTGAATGAAGCAAAGGTTTATGGTCGAAATGAAGATAAAAAGGCGGTGCTCAAATTGTTGGAGGCTGCAGATGGTGATGCTAATGTTAATGTTGCTGTGGTTCCTATAATTGGCATGGGGGGTGTTGGCAAGACAACTTTAGCACAGCTCATTTACAATGATAATTCATTACAGTTTGATTTCAAAGCTTGGGTTTGTGTTGGTGAAGATTTTGATGTCTTCAGGACCACCAAAACAATCCTACAATCTGTTGCTGACAATGATGATAAAGATAAAGATAAAGATTTGAATTCGTTACAAGTGAAGCTGAAGCAGAAATTGTGTGGAAGAAAGTTCTTAATTATATTGGATGATGTTTGGTCTGAGAAGTATGAGGATTGGACTCTTCTATGTGGTCCATTCGAAGCAGGAGCACCAAGAAGCAAAATAATCATCACAACTCGTCTTCAGAACGTAGCAGACATGACAGcag GTACTTTTACTACTGGTCATAAACTCAAAGAGCTGTCTTATGATGAATGCTTGTTCGTGTTTTGTCAACATGCTTTAGGAACAACTAACTTTGATCAGCACTTGGATTTCAAAGCAATAGGCGAAGAGATTGTGAAAAGATGCAAGGGGTTACCTTTGGCAGCTAAAGCACTCGGAGGCCTTTTAAGAGGTAAATCCAACACTAATGCTTGGGAGGAAGTATTGAAGAGTGAGATATGGGATTTACCTGACAACAAAAGCAATATTCTTCCTGCCTTGAGGTTGAGCTATCTCCATCTCCCTCCTCCCTTGAAGCGATGTTTTGCGTATTGTTCAATTTTTCCCAAGGATTATGAGTTTGATAGGAATGAATTGGTTTTATTATGGATGGCCGAGGGTTTTTTGTGTCAGCAGAATAAAATGAAGCAAAAGGATGATTTAGGTAATGAATACTTTGATGAGTTATTATCACGATCATTTTTTCAACAATCTAATGATAGATATGTGATGCACGACCTTATCAATGATCTTGCTCACTTTGTTAGTACTAGAGACACATGTTTTCACTTGGTTGAGAATGTGTTGGCGGATGTCGAGTCATATGCACACATTCGGCATTCAGCATTCATTTCTCGAAAGTACAACATTTCTCGAAGATTTGAATGTTTTTATAAGATGATGAAGTTGAGGACATTTTTTTCTCTACATCAGTCTCGTTATTATAGAAGATTTTTAGGTAGGAAGGTGTTGTACGATCTGCTGCCAAAATTATTATGCTTAAGGGTACTGTCACTAACAGATTATGATATTGAGGATTTGCCAAGTGGTATTGGTGAATTGAAGCAATTAAGGTTCCTTAACTTGTCTGGCACTCGTATTAAAAGGTTGCCAGAATCAATTGGTAAACTCTTTCACTTGGAAACACTGAATCTGCGCGCTTGCTCTATGCTAATTGAGTTACCCAAAAGCATTTGTAATTTAACCAACTTGTTGTATCTTGACATTAGTAAGACTGTGTCTTTGAATAATATGCCACCACAAATTGGTAACCTGAGAAGTCTGCGCATGTTGAGCAAGTTCATAGTGGGAGAAGGGAATGATAGGCTGAAGATATCAGAGTTGAAGAAACTTTCTCAATTAGCAGGGAAGCTTGAGATCGAAGGGCTACAGAATGTGGGAGATGTTAAGGATGGGAATCTTATCAAGGAGAAGCCTGAGCTCCTTGAATTATACTTGAGATGGTATTACTATAATACGGTAAAAAATTCTAATATTCAGGATGAGCAGACTCTGAAGTCACTGGAGCCACATCAAAATACATGGAGTGTTTCGATTTCAGGTTTTGGTGGGAGGCAATTCCCATATTGGGTGGGGGATCCCATATTCAGTAAGCTGGTAAAGCTGCAGTTGTTGTCTTGTGAGCATATCAAATTGTTTCCGCCGCTTGGACGACTACCCTCACTGAAGGAGTTGAAAATACGAGGTTTGAGTGGAGTGGAAGAAGTAGGGAGTGAGTTTTATGGGGATGCTTCTTACTTTCCTTGTTTGGAGTCTCTAGAGATACAAGATATGTCAGAGTGGAAGGAGTGGTCTTGGTGTAATGCTCTAAATGAAGATTCCGTAGGAAGATTCCATAAGCTCCGTAAGCTTATGATTAAATGTTGTCCAAAATTGGTAGGGAAGTTGCCAAGCTTCCTTCCTTCCCTCGAACAACTTGAAATTTCAGGTTGCCAACAGTTAACTGATTTACCTAGAGTGCTTCCATCTCTTAAAAAGCTTTATATTCATGGATGTCGAGAAGCAGTTCTGAGAAACCTGGCTACGGGAGCTCTGCAAAAGTTGGAGATTAgtgaatgtgatgaactgaaaTACCTGTGGGCTGATGGAACTGATTTGGACCATCTTACCAGTCTAAAGCATTTGAAAATCTCAAGTTGTAAGGAGCTCGTGTCATTGGTGAATGTAGGAGGGCTTTTGCCTCTCGGCCTAGAATATTTGAACCTTTCACATTGCGAGAGACTGAAGGAGTTCCCAAATGGCCTCCACAGTCTCAAAAATCTTTACATTGAGAACTGCCCTTCATTGGAGGTCGTTTGCGATAGCGAGATGTCTAGTCTTGAGGCAATGGAAGTTAGGGGGTGTAAATCTGTCAGCTGCTCTCCATACAACAAG gtgtaa